The Panthera tigris isolate Pti1 chromosome A1, P.tigris_Pti1_mat1.1, whole genome shotgun sequence region TCCATAGTCTTCAACTGATTtgtggaaaggaaatgaaaggagcaGTATTAGACGACTTGAAAACACTAATATTAAGAACTTTATGAAAATAATCTTGCTCCCCAGGAGGAAATATTTGGTGAGATAACCCACCTCTTTATGTGCCTGCTTTGCATTTTTGAGGCCACCTGTATGTGATCCTCTAGGACCTCATCTTTGAGACATCCTAATGAACCTACGAATATCGTTTAGTATTGAAAATATTGTAATAACCTTCGGAACCTTTCAAAAGAAGCGACACTAAGAACTGGAAGTTTTCTTGCAGAAATTGCTCACGGTTTCACATGCGGGTacgttattttttaataaattccaaaagaaaGGCTAACAATGAATCTATATTCTAGGTACGGTGTTCAGCATGTAATTATTCtaatcaacaaatatgtattgacgCGTCCTATGCAATTTATCTCATTTCACTCCCACAATCCTATGAaaaccattatccccattttataaagacGAAAAAGTTCTCAGAGAGTAGTCACATAACGAATACTAAAACAGAGATCTTGCCCTGGAACTTCAAAGCCAATTCTCCAAACCAACAAACCCTGAAGAATTAACGCTTTCAAATTCTGTTAACTAAAACAGTCCGCCCTAAGAAACCTCGCGATATCACTCAAACTACTACTCCCAACATGCACAGCGGCTTCGGTCCATCCGCCTATCCCCTTTATTCTGGAGGGCCCCAGCGTGCCTCGAGGCACGAAAGGCAGCCTGGGGGTTGTAGTTCTCGTGGACGCCTACCGGTATTGCCAGCGCGGCAGTGGCGGCTTTCTCGGTTCGGTCCAGCCGGTCTTGTAAGGTAGCTGAGACGGAGAAAGGGCGCGGAACTGGAAAAGGGTGAGTCAGGCACTGTCTACGCGATAAAGGGAGGCGGCACCGCGGCGTAGAGCTGAGTTAAGTAAGTGCGGCCCCTGCTTATTCAGGGACGCCGCGATCTAGCGCCAGCGAGAAGAGGGCGAGGAGGAGCCAGAGCCCGGTCCTTGCACCCATTCTCGCCCTCGCACCCCGCCGCCATCTCCATCATGCAGTCCCGGGAAGAAGCTCCGCGCTCTCGCCGCCTGGCCAGTCCCCGCGGCGGGAGGAGGCCCAAGAGGATTTCCAAGCCTTCAGTTTCGGCTTTTTTCACGGGCCCGGAGGAGCTGAAGGACACGGCTCATTCTGCAGCTCTGCTGGCACAGCTGAAGTCTTTCTACGACGCGCGGCTGTTATGTGATGTGACCATCGAGGTGGTGACACCTGGCAGCGGGCCTGGCACCGGCCGCCTTTTTTCCTGCAACCGTAACGTGCTAGCTGCCGCGTGTCCCTACTTCAAGAGCATGTTCACTGGTGGCATGTACGAGAGCCAGCAGGCGAGCGTGACCATGCATGATGTGGATGCCGAGTCCTTCGAGGTGCTTGTCGACTACTGCTACACAGGTCGCGTGTCGCTAAGTGAGGCCAACGTGCAACGCCTTTACGCGGCCTCTGACATGTTGCAGCTCGAGTACGTGCGGGAAGCTTGTGCCTCCTTCCTAGCCCGCCGCCTTGACCTGGCCAACTGCACTGCCATCCTCAAGTTCGCTGATGCCTTCGACCATCACAAGCTGCGATCACAGGCCCAGTCCTTCATCGCCCACAACTTCAAGCAGCTCAGCCGGATGGGTTCAGTTCGGGAGGAGAGTCTGGCAGACCTGAGCTTGGCCCAGCTGTTGGCCGTGCTGCGTCTGGATAGTCTAGACATAGAGAGTGAGCGGACAGTGTGTCATGTAGCAATGCAGTGGTTAGAGACGGCTCCCAAGGAGCGCGGTCCCAACGCTGCGGAAGTCTTCAAGTGTGTCCGCTGGACACACTTCAGAGATGAAGATCAGGATTACCTGGAAGGGCTGCTGACCAAGCCCATTGTGAAGAAGTACTGTCTGGACCTTATCGAAGGGGCCCTGCAGATGCGATATGGTGACATGTTGTACAAGTCTGTGGTACCAAAGCCAGAGAGCAGCAGCAGCTCTGTTGTATCTGTAGCAGAAAATCCACCTCAGAGACTGGGTATGTGTGCCAAGGAGATGGTAATCTTCTTTGGACACCCTAGAGACCCCTTTCTCTGCTATGACCCATACTCAGGGGACATTTACACAATGCCATCCCCTTTAACCAGCTTGGCTCACACTAAGACTATCACTTCCTcagctgtctgtgtctctccagaCCATGACATCTACCTGGCTGCCCAGCCCCGGAAAGACCTGTGGGTGTATAAGCCAGCCCAGAATAGTTGGCAGCAGCTTGCCGACCGCCTGCTGTGTCGCGAGGGCATGGATGTGGCCTACCTCAATGGCTACATCTACATCTTGGGTGGGCGAGACCCGATTACCGGCGTTAAATTGAAGGAAGTGGAATGCTACAGTGTTCAGAGAAACCAGTGGGCACTGGTGGCTCCTGTGCCCCATTCCTTCTATTCCTTTGAACTAATAGTGGTTCAGAACTATCTTTATGCTGTGAACAGTAAGCGCATGCTGTGCTACGATCCTAGCCATAATATGTGGCTGAACTGTGCTTCTCTTAAACGTAGTGACTTTCAGGAAGCCTGTGTCTTCAACGACGAGATCTACTGTATCTGTGACATTCCAGTCATGAAGGTCTATAACCCAGCCAGGGGAGAATGGAGGCGGATTAGTAATATTCCCTTGGACTCAGAGACCCACAACTACCAGATTGTCAATCATGGCCAAAAGTTGCTTCTCATCACTTCTACCACCCCTCAGTGGAAAAAAAACCGGGTGACTGTTTACGAATACGATACCAGGGAAGACCAGTGGATTAACATAGGTACCATGTTAGGTCTTTTGCAGTTTGACTCTGGTTTTATTTGCCTCTGTGCTCGCGTTTATCCTTCCTGCCTTGAACCTGGGCAGAGTTTCATTACTGAGGAAGACGATGCACGGAGTGAATCTAGTACTGAATGGGACTTAGATGGATTCAGTGAGCTGGACTCAGAGTCAGGAAGTTCAAGTTCTTTTTCTGACGATGAAGTCTGGGTGCAGGTAGCACCTCAGCGAAATGCACAGGATCAGCAGggttctttgtaaatattttgaatcACTAAGATGTTTCTACTGCTATGGaatgtatctttaaaagatatcctttccttttccaaaaaaaaaaaaaaaaatgttgattagGACTGCAGATTTGGTTTAGAAAGGGTATGTTTGTTTGAATTATTAATGTAATGTTACAAAATTTTAACAGTCCAGGAGATCAAACTATATAATAATTTACTGTGCTAAAAGTTGagattaaaatatgcaaaaaacaaactatataattgattagaatgcttttttttcattgtttgagTATTTGTTGCACCAGTGGATTGTTTTGGTTAGTTACACTGTTTATATTTTAACGATCTACCTTAGTCTTCTGTTAACTTCATAATTCTGTTTAGTGCTGCAaggaatttaactttttaattttcatagtatAAACTTGGACTAGAAGTTGTTTGTAGGGAGTTGaaggtttatattttctttcagagtAATGAAAGTAGATTTCCCAAGTTTTGAACTAGCCAGTTTTTAGTATTATAAGTTAATACAGTTTGTTcaatttggtttggttttctcctcaatgcaaaggaaaaaatcggATATATATATAGAGGTTATAAAATAGAGATTTCGTTCTGATAATGTGCAGAATGGTCTTAAGAGatcacagaaagtaaaaaaaaaaaaaaatcaggattctactgctttaaaagaaatttcacttttaattttggaatataaaatgtattttctaaaagtgaccatttttctatcttaaaaaacaTCCATTCTGGTAGTGTCACCAATTATTTAAACACCCTtctaaaccaaagaaaaaaaaagaaaaagaaaaagtaacttgCTTTGTAAGATCATATTTTTAATCTATCTCTTGTACATGCTTCATTGAATCAAAGGAACAATCCTTTTGTTCACTGGACATATGCTTGAGTAATGTAAATTTTTATCCATTGGTCATTCCTAGTCTTAAAAAGTTTATATGCTCTCCTAAAATATTTTGGCTGTATAGTTTTGGTGTTCATCTTAGAGGATTCTTCAGCAGGAAGTGATTTATTCTTTACTGTTTTTGTGAGGTAATACTGGTTTTGAAAATACGTTTAAgctaaaaagaatattttattgagaTCAGTGGTTACTGTGTCTATCAACTCTAAAATCAAGTGCCAGCAgagaactttaaaactttaagcTGTGTATGGAGCTGTTTTGTGTAGCATTGAAATGTTCTATCAAGTTTTGTCAGTCACTGTATGTGATTATCAGCTTGAaggtatttttgtattaaaagttGACAGTTAAAGAACATAAGTGGATGATGGCATTTGGGGCCAATAGTGaaagtatgtttcctctaaaataTTTCCCTAGCAGTGGTATATATACATGGTTATTTTATTAGGGTATTTCTCTGTGAACCATGCtgcagtctttgttttttgtctctttgcttgtttttgtatCACCATAAAGTAAgggaaaatccagaaatagagaCTAAATCACACAAAATTGATcttgttaaatacagagaaatagaGGTGCTTACCTTTTGAGGATCTCTTAATACGTATGATTGTCACAATGCATATCCGTGATAAATGGTGTACATAATATAGATGCTTATAGCCTATAAATTTTTCTATACCGACGTAGAATCCTCTTTCTGCATCTTTGTTCAACATGTTAATTCCTCTTCTGTTTATTCTCTAGT contains the following coding sequences:
- the KBTBD7 gene encoding kelch repeat and BTB domain-containing protein 7 isoform X4, whose amino-acid sequence is MQSREEAPRSRRLASPRGGRRPKRISKPSVSAFFTGPEELKDTAHSAALLAQLKSFYDARLLCDVTIEVVTPGSGPGTGRLFSCNRNVLAAACPYFKSMFTGGMYESQQASVTMHDVDAESFEVLVDYCYTGRVSLSEANVQRLYAASDMLQLEYVREACASFLARRLDLANCTAILKFADAFDHHKLRSQAQSFIAHNFKQLSRMGSVREESLADLSLAQLLAVLRLDSLDIESERTVCHVAMQWLETAPKERGPNAAEVFKCVRWTHFRDEDQDYLEGLLTKPIVKKYCLDLIEGALQMRYGDMLYKSVVPKPESSSSSVVSVAENPPQRLGMCAKEMVIFFGHPRDPFLCYDPYSGDIYTMPSPLTSLAHTKTITSSAVCVSPDHDIYLAAQPRKDLWVYKPAQNSWQQLADRLLCREGMDVAYLNGYIYILGGRDPITGVKLKEVECYSVQRNQWALVAPVPHSFYSFELIVVQNYLYAVNSKRMLCYDPSHNMWLNCASLKRSDFQEACVFNDEIYCICDIPVMKVYNPARGEWRRISNIPLDSETHNYQIVNHGQKLLLITSTTPQWKKNRVTVYEYDTREDQWINIAFCFVRLK
- the KBTBD7 gene encoding kelch repeat and BTB domain-containing protein 7 isoform X6; its protein translation is MQSREEAPRSRRLASPRGGRRPKRISKPSVSAFFTGPEELKDTAHSAALLAQLKSFYDARLLCDVTIEVVTPGSGPGTGRLFSCNRNVLAAACPYFKSMFTGGMYESQQASVTMHDVDAESFEVLVDYCYTGRVSLSEANVQRLYAASDMLQLEYVREACASFLARRLDLANCTAILKFADAFDHHKLRSQAQSFIAHNFKQLSRMGSVREESLADLSLAQLLAVLRLDSLDIESERTVCHVAMQWLETAPKERGPNAAEVFKCVRWTHFRDEDQDYLEGLLTKPIVKKYCLDLIEGALQMRYGDMLYKSVVPKPESSSSSVVSVAENPPQRLGMCAKEMVIFFGHPRDPFLCYDPYSGDIYTMPSPLTSLAHTKTITSSAVCVSPDHDIYLAAQPRKDLWVYKPAQNSWQQLADRLLCREGMDVAYLNGYIYILGGRDPITGVKLKEVECYSVQRNQWALVAPVPHSFYSFELIVVQNYLYAVNSKRMLCYDPSHNMWLNCASLKRSDFQEACVFNDEIYCICDIPVMKVYNPARGEWRRISNIPLDSETHNYQIVNHGQKLLLITSTTPQWKKNRVTVYEYDTREDQWINIG
- the KBTBD7 gene encoding kelch repeat and BTB domain-containing protein 7 isoform X2; this encodes MQSREEAPRSRRLASPRGGRRPKRISKPSVSAFFTGPEELKDTAHSAALLAQLKSFYDARLLCDVTIEVVTPGSGPGTGRLFSCNRNVLAAACPYFKSMFTGGMYESQQASVTMHDVDAESFEVLVDYCYTGRVSLSEANVQRLYAASDMLQLEYVREACASFLARRLDLANCTAILKFADAFDHHKLRSQAQSFIAHNFKQLSRMGSVREESLADLSLAQLLAVLRLDSLDIESERTVCHVAMQWLETAPKERGPNAAEVFKCVRWTHFRDEDQDYLEGLLTKPIVKKYCLDLIEGALQMRYGDMLYKSVVPKPESSSSSVVSVAENPPQRLGMCAKEMVIFFGHPRDPFLCYDPYSGDIYTMPSPLTSLAHTKTITSSAVCVSPDHDIYLAAQPRKDLWVYKPAQNSWQQLADRLLCREGMDVAYLNGYIYILGGRDPITGVKLKEVECYSVQRNQWALVAPVPHSFYSFELIVVQNYLYAVNSKRMLCYDPSHNMWLNCASLKRSDFQEACVFNDEIYCICDIPVMKVYNPARGEWRRISNIPLDSETHNYQIVNHGQKLLLITSTTPQWKKNRVTVYEYDTREDQWINIGTQVLPFFHAGCLPAVFVNVQEKIKDGELESVNQIACQETQKIWRK
- the KBTBD7 gene encoding kelch repeat and BTB domain-containing protein 7 isoform X5, which gives rise to MQSREEAPRSRRLASPRGGRRPKRISKPSVSAFFTGPEELKDTAHSAALLAQLKSFYDARLLCDVTIEVVTPGSGPGTGRLFSCNRNVLAAACPYFKSMFTGGMYESQQASVTMHDVDAESFEVLVDYCYTGRVSLSEANVQRLYAASDMLQLEYVREACASFLARRLDLANCTAILKFADAFDHHKLRSQAQSFIAHNFKQLSRMGSVREESLADLSLAQLLAVLRLDSLDIESERTVCHVAMQWLETAPKERGPNAAEVFKCVRWTHFRDEDQDYLEGLLTKPIVKKYCLDLIEGALQMRYGDMLYKSVVPKPESSSSSVVSVAENPPQRLGMCAKEMVIFFGHPRDPFLCYDPYSGDIYTMPSPLTSLAHTKTITSSAVCVSPDHDIYLAAQPRKDLWVYKPAQNSWQQLADRLLCREGMDVAYLNGYIYILGGRDPITGVKLKEVECYSVQRNQWALVAPVPHSFYSFELIVVQNYLYAVNSKRMLCYDPSHNMWLNCASLKRSDFQEACVFNDEIYCICDIPVMKVYNPARGEWRRISNIPLDSETHNYQIVNHGQKLLLITSTTPQWKKNRVTVYEYDTREDQWINIGCKFFR
- the KBTBD7 gene encoding kelch repeat and BTB domain-containing protein 7 isoform X3 produces the protein MQSREEAPRSRRLASPRGGRRPKRISKPSVSAFFTGPEELKDTAHSAALLAQLKSFYDARLLCDVTIEVVTPGSGPGTGRLFSCNRNVLAAACPYFKSMFTGGMYESQQASVTMHDVDAESFEVLVDYCYTGRVSLSEANVQRLYAASDMLQLEYVREACASFLARRLDLANCTAILKFADAFDHHKLRSQAQSFIAHNFKQLSRMGSVREESLADLSLAQLLAVLRLDSLDIESERTVCHVAMQWLETAPKERGPNAAEVFKCVRWTHFRDEDQDYLEGLLTKPIVKKYCLDLIEGALQMRYGDMLYKSVVPKPESSSSSVVSVAENPPQRLGMCAKEMVIFFGHPRDPFLCYDPYSGDIYTMPSPLTSLAHTKTITSSAVCVSPDHDIYLAAQPRKDLWVYKPAQNSWQQLADRLLCREGMDVAYLNGYIYILGGRDPITGVKLKEVECYSVQRNQWALVAPVPHSFYSFELIVVQNYLYAVNSKRMLCYDPSHNMWLNCASLKRSDFQEACVFNDEIYCICDIPVMKVYNPARGEWRRISNIPLDSETHNYQIVNHGQKLLLITSTTPQWKKNRVTVYEYDTREDQWINIGYSQPCHITET
- the KBTBD7 gene encoding kelch repeat and BTB domain-containing protein 7 isoform X1, which translates into the protein MQSREEAPRSRRLASPRGGRRPKRISKPSVSAFFTGPEELKDTAHSAALLAQLKSFYDARLLCDVTIEVVTPGSGPGTGRLFSCNRNVLAAACPYFKSMFTGGMYESQQASVTMHDVDAESFEVLVDYCYTGRVSLSEANVQRLYAASDMLQLEYVREACASFLARRLDLANCTAILKFADAFDHHKLRSQAQSFIAHNFKQLSRMGSVREESLADLSLAQLLAVLRLDSLDIESERTVCHVAMQWLETAPKERGPNAAEVFKCVRWTHFRDEDQDYLEGLLTKPIVKKYCLDLIEGALQMRYGDMLYKSVVPKPESSSSSVVSVAENPPQRLGMCAKEMVIFFGHPRDPFLCYDPYSGDIYTMPSPLTSLAHTKTITSSAVCVSPDHDIYLAAQPRKDLWVYKPAQNSWQQLADRLLCREGMDVAYLNGYIYILGGRDPITGVKLKEVECYSVQRNQWALVAPVPHSFYSFELIVVQNYLYAVNSKRMLCYDPSHNMWLNCASLKRSDFQEACVFNDEIYCICDIPVMKVYNPARGEWRRISNIPLDSETHNYQIVNHGQKLLLITSTTPQWKKNRVTVYEYDTREDQWINIGTMLGLLQFDSGFICLCARVYPSCLEPGQSFITEEDDARSESSTEWDLDGFSELDSESGSSSSFSDDEVWVQVAPQRNAQDQQGSL